From a single Deltaproteobacteria bacterium genomic region:
- a CDS encoding cation-transporting P-type ATPase produces MDIKAPYSIEPDELLGLLDVSAETGLNSAGASERLRKYGKNRLAAATRLSAWTILIRQLKSLIVALLTVAAIISILFGDWPEGIAIIAVILINTAIGFFTEIRAVRSMEALYKLVRIDAKIRREGNVKVLPSEQIVPGDIVILEAGDIVPADLRIIKASNIESSESSLTGESVPVGKNTEAVSEDTPIADRTNMLFMSTPITKGRGEGVVTATGLNTEIGRISALVQEAEEEKTPLEKSLDRLGNKLIWVTILLAVLVIITGILRGRDILLMVETGIALAVAAIPEGLPVVATIALARGMLRMAERNALVNRLSAVETLGSTNVICTDKTGTLTENKMSVELIATDSGAVRIVEGGKEGEAAFLVDGVKENPREDDILMKVLETGVLCNTASLNGSSEKNADAIGDPLEIALLIAGLDAGIDRNELLSRYPETGVEPFDRSVNMMATFHKSDGVYRVAVKGAPDSVLESSTSILTEKGEMELTKETKEEWSEKNEELAGRGYRIIAHAEKTAGSPDEEPYANLTFLGLVCLLDPPRSDIRESIERCLEAGIKVVMVTGDQPSTARNIAHAVGLVENEEAKAIHGKDLRNIEGLSERDKEDISGSLILARVSPEQKLDVISLYQERGNVVAMTGDGVNDAPALKQADIGIAMGLRGTQVAREAADIVLKDDSFSTIVHAIEQGRTIFGNIRKFIFYLISCNVSEIMVVTIASFASIPLPILPLQILFLNLVTDVFPALALGMGEGNENIMKMPPREPGEPIITRRSWLGIAGYGLLITAAVLGALLISIKELGFDDQRAVSVSFLTLAFVQLFHVFNMREARSGLVKNEVTRNKYVWGAIMLCAVIILTAVYFTPAAQVLSVANPGADGWTLVIAISLIPLVIGQALKYVLRP; encoded by the coding sequence ATGGATATTAAAGCTCCCTACAGCATCGAGCCAGACGAGCTACTCGGACTTTTAGACGTTTCCGCGGAAACCGGCCTTAACAGCGCGGGCGCCTCGGAGCGGCTTCGTAAATACGGCAAAAATCGCCTGGCCGCCGCAACGCGCCTGAGCGCGTGGACTATCCTGATTAGACAGCTCAAAAGTCTTATAGTCGCGCTTCTGACGGTAGCCGCGATCATCTCTATCCTTTTTGGAGATTGGCCCGAGGGAATAGCGATAATAGCTGTCATCCTTATAAACACCGCAATCGGGTTCTTTACCGAAATCAGGGCGGTAAGATCGATGGAAGCCCTCTACAAGCTCGTACGCATTGATGCCAAGATCAGGCGGGAGGGAAACGTAAAAGTGCTCCCTTCCGAGCAGATCGTCCCGGGGGATATCGTTATCCTCGAAGCGGGCGACATTGTTCCGGCCGACCTCAGGATCATAAAGGCCTCCAACATCGAGTCCAGCGAATCCTCGCTCACAGGGGAATCCGTCCCTGTCGGCAAAAATACGGAAGCTGTATCCGAGGACACGCCCATTGCCGACCGTACAAATATGTTGTTCATGAGCACCCCCATAACAAAAGGCAGAGGGGAAGGAGTGGTTACGGCCACGGGACTCAATACCGAGATAGGGCGCATCAGCGCTCTCGTCCAGGAGGCCGAAGAGGAAAAAACCCCGCTCGAGAAGAGCCTCGACCGTTTAGGGAACAAGCTCATATGGGTAACCATTCTTCTTGCGGTGCTCGTGATCATAACCGGGATTCTCCGGGGCAGGGACATACTGCTCATGGTGGAGACAGGAATCGCACTTGCCGTAGCCGCGATCCCGGAGGGACTTCCCGTTGTGGCTACAATCGCCCTTGCGAGAGGCATGCTCAGGATGGCCGAGCGGAACGCTCTTGTAAACCGCCTGAGCGCCGTCGAGACCCTGGGCTCGACAAACGTAATATGTACGGATAAAACCGGCACGCTCACTGAGAACAAAATGAGCGTTGAGCTGATAGCAACCGATTCGGGAGCTGTCCGGATAGTAGAGGGAGGGAAAGAGGGAGAGGCTGCTTTTCTGGTAGACGGGGTCAAGGAAAATCCCCGTGAGGACGATATTTTAATGAAAGTCCTCGAGACAGGAGTGCTCTGCAACACTGCGTCTTTAAACGGCAGCTCTGAAAAAAACGCAGACGCAATCGGCGACCCTCTCGAAATAGCTCTGTTAATCGCGGGATTAGACGCAGGTATCGATAGAAACGAACTGTTGTCGCGCTATCCCGAGACCGGCGTTGAGCCTTTCGACAGATCCGTAAACATGATGGCGACTTTTCATAAATCGGACGGCGTTTACAGAGTAGCGGTAAAAGGCGCCCCCGACTCGGTCCTTGAATCTTCCACTTCAATTCTCACCGAAAAAGGGGAGATGGAGTTGACAAAAGAGACGAAAGAGGAGTGGAGCGAAAAAAACGAAGAGCTCGCCGGAAGGGGCTACAGAATAATAGCCCACGCGGAAAAAACTGCCGGAAGCCCGGACGAAGAACCATACGCAAATCTCACATTCCTCGGTCTCGTATGCCTTCTCGACCCTCCGCGCTCCGACATAAGGGAGTCGATTGAGAGGTGCCTTGAGGCCGGCATTAAAGTAGTAATGGTAACGGGAGATCAGCCGTCCACGGCGAGAAACATAGCTCATGCGGTAGGCCTTGTGGAAAACGAGGAAGCGAAGGCTATACATGGAAAGGACCTGAGAAATATAGAGGGCCTGTCCGAACGAGATAAAGAGGACATATCCGGGTCGCTAATACTAGCCCGTGTGAGTCCTGAGCAGAAACTCGACGTCATCTCGTTATATCAGGAGAGAGGAAACGTGGTCGCTATGACAGGGGACGGTGTAAACGACGCCCCCGCCCTCAAACAGGCGGATATCGGAATCGCGATGGGCCTGAGAGGGACGCAGGTTGCGAGAGAAGCCGCGGATATAGTTTTAAAAGACGACTCCTTTTCGACGATAGTACACGCAATCGAGCAGGGACGAACCATATTCGGAAATATAAGAAAATTCATTTTCTATCTGATCTCCTGTAACGTAAGTGAAATAATGGTCGTAACCATAGCTTCGTTCGCTTCTATACCATTGCCCATACTCCCTCTTCAGATTCTGTTTCTGAACCTCGTTACAGATGTCTTCCCCGCGCTCGCGCTCGGGATGGGAGAAGGGAACGAAAATATAATGAAAATGCCGCCCAGGGAACCGGGGGAGCCGATAATAACCAGAAGAAGCTGGCTCGGAATCGCCGGATACGGTCTGCTCATAACGGCGGCAGTCCTGGGAGCCCTCCTAATATCCATAAAAGAACTGGGATTCGACGACCAGAGGGCGGTATCCGTCTCATTTCTTACGCTCGCCTTCGTTCAGCTGTTTCACGTATTTAACATGAGAGAAGCCCGTTCCGGCCTTGTTAAAAACGAGGTAACGCGGAATAAATACGTGTGGGGCGCGATCATGCTTTGTGCGGTAATTATCCTTACCGCCGTATATTTCACCCCCGCGGCTCAAGTTTTGAGTGTAGCAAACCCCGGCGCCGACGGATGGACACTCGTTATAGCGATAAGCCTCATTCCACTGGTAATCGGTCAGGCGCTTAAGTACGTATTAAGACCCTGA
- a CDS encoding FMN-binding glutamate synthase family protein → MSYRESDQCGRFLAKLRAQGKEKGLVQYTYNPPLQRVMDIISIVMLVAAIPAAWYFGKWYYALILGLAALFTFSIRELFVQDDRTLIRIYGPLGRVRYLFEDTFRDKYLQYFNETNTNGRPIPRIVRDYIYQKAKRIKPLSSFGTELDMFDLENTAQSHILHRNFTGAHTKAGYEVIIGEKRPEVRPFKVRNILNVSAMSYGSINWKAAECISIGARDVAYVNTGEGGYGPHGVAGNDVIFQIGTGKFGVGKNFELNDGMHTRLLDDALLKELVREHDNIGMIQIKISQGAKPGMGGVLPGVKVTPEIAAVRKVEPWKTVISPPQHAECIASTPGDSVLKLMEFIKRVRKLTGLPVGIKMCVGRIEEIDLLIEAMKHTGDGPDAIQIDGADGGTGAGENIYMNYVGYGSAFETTYYLDKKLKEAGLRDSVTISCSGKLFTPAHAALAFAVGADVIDTARGAMLALGCIQSLKCHTNECPTGITTNSKWRIHGVNLPEKSTRIHNYLTGFHRDMLDLTEVLGHSDPRDINPSDIRIISYKNVFVRFFDEDPFGVYLPSNPGLEESIDDQLYRSLKS, encoded by the coding sequence ATGAGCTACAGGGAATCCGATCAGTGCGGCAGATTTCTGGCCAAGCTTAGAGCACAGGGCAAGGAAAAAGGCCTAGTTCAGTACACATACAACCCTCCCCTTCAAAGGGTGATGGATATAATCTCAATAGTCATGCTTGTGGCCGCAATACCGGCTGCCTGGTATTTCGGCAAGTGGTATTACGCCCTGATTCTGGGTCTTGCCGCATTGTTCACGTTTTCGATCAGGGAGCTGTTCGTTCAGGACGACAGGACTCTTATCAGGATATACGGGCCGCTGGGCAGAGTACGCTATCTGTTCGAGGACACGTTCAGGGACAAATATCTTCAGTACTTCAACGAGACGAACACAAACGGGAGGCCGATTCCGAGGATAGTCAGGGACTACATATATCAAAAGGCAAAGCGCATAAAGCCGCTTTCGAGCTTCGGAACCGAACTCGACATGTTCGATCTCGAAAACACCGCGCAGTCTCACATACTGCACCGCAACTTTACCGGCGCTCATACCAAGGCAGGCTACGAGGTCATAATCGGGGAGAAAAGACCGGAGGTGAGACCGTTTAAGGTAAGGAATATTCTGAACGTCTCAGCCATGAGTTACGGATCCATAAACTGGAAGGCCGCCGAGTGCATAAGCATAGGCGCCCGGGACGTTGCCTACGTAAACACCGGGGAGGGAGGATACGGCCCGCACGGAGTCGCCGGAAACGACGTAATATTCCAGATCGGCACGGGCAAGTTCGGCGTGGGGAAAAACTTCGAATTGAATGACGGCATGCATACACGTCTTCTGGACGATGCTCTTCTCAAGGAACTCGTCCGGGAGCACGATAATATAGGGATGATTCAGATCAAGATTTCCCAGGGGGCCAAGCCGGGAATGGGCGGTGTGCTGCCCGGCGTAAAGGTTACCCCTGAGATAGCGGCTGTGAGAAAGGTAGAGCCCTGGAAAACCGTCATAAGCCCGCCCCAGCATGCGGAATGTATCGCCTCCACACCGGGAGACTCCGTACTCAAGCTCATGGAATTCATAAAAAGGGTAAGGAAGCTCACCGGGCTTCCTGTCGGTATAAAAATGTGTGTGGGCAGGATCGAGGAGATCGATCTTCTGATAGAGGCAATGAAGCACACCGGAGACGGCCCGGATGCCATACAGATAGACGGGGCCGACGGAGGCACAGGCGCGGGAGAGAACATTTATATGAACTACGTCGGTTACGGGAGCGCGTTCGAGACCACCTACTATCTGGATAAAAAACTGAAAGAGGCAGGGCTCAGGGACAGTGTAACGATAAGCTGCTCGGGAAAGCTGTTCACGCCCGCGCACGCCGCTCTCGCCTTCGCCGTGGGAGCGGACGTAATCGACACGGCAAGGGGCGCCATGCTCGCGCTCGGATGCATACAGTCCTTAAAGTGTCATACCAATGAATGCCCTACTGGAATCACCACTAACAGTAAATGGAGAATACACGGCGTTAACCTGCCTGAAAAATCCACGCGGATACATAATTATCTGACGGGGTTTCACAGGGACATGCTCGACCTTACGGAAGTGCTCGGTCACAGCGACCCGCGCGATATAAACCCCAGTGATATAAGGATCATCAGTTATAAAAACGTTTTTGTCAGGTTTTTCGATGAAGACCCGTTCGGGGTCTATCTGCCTTCTAATCCGGGACTGGAAGAATCGATAGACGATCAGCTTTACAGAAGCCTGAAAAGCTGA
- a CDS encoding DUF6515 family protein produces MYKDKKSGKQYFLMTVIAVLVLIGLILTPYAYARGGRGGGFGGGGYRGGGGGFGGSGYGGRGMGSVRYSGNSLGSDRGSNYGGYQAGNLGSGRVQGQDSGNWSQNRQENISSRQGAISDNQTSRQDSIGNNQENRQDSISNNQENRRNDIDNFNNNTVNIYNDNYYNNYWHGYWNSWNGYYSGWAFAGGLAVGAAIASLPPSYNTVYVEGNPFYYSDGVYYAPQDNQYVVVPPPVNAVVVSLPPSCSTVYAGGGEYFDCGGAFYSRAGNGYRVAEPPVGAMVQYLPDGAQKTQVGGATYFLFGGAYYQPFYSGNSVIYKIVSDPT; encoded by the coding sequence ATGTATAAAGACAAAAAATCCGGCAAACAATATTTTCTTATGACCGTGATAGCTGTTCTCGTGCTTATCGGTCTGATACTCACTCCCTATGCGTATGCCCGCGGCGGACGCGGAGGAGGCTTCGGCGGAGGAGGATATCGGGGCGGAGGCGGCGGTTTCGGCGGTTCAGGGTACGGGGGCAGGGGTATGGGTAGCGTCAGGTACTCAGGGAACAGTCTCGGCTCCGACAGGGGCTCTAACTACGGCGGCTATCAGGCGGGCAATCTCGGCTCAGGCCGCGTGCAGGGCCAGGACAGCGGCAATTGGAGTCAGAACAGGCAGGAAAATATCAGCTCCCGGCAGGGCGCCATATCCGACAATCAGACATCCAGACAGGATTCTATCGGGAACAATCAAGAGAACAGACAGGACTCCATTTCTAACAATCAGGAGAACAGGCGTAACGACATAGATAACTTCAATAACAACACCGTCAATATTTATAATGATAACTACTACAACAATTACTGGCACGGTTATTGGAACTCATGGAACGGCTACTACTCCGGCTGGGCGTTCGCGGGCGGCCTGGCGGTCGGCGCGGCGATAGCGAGCCTTCCTCCGTCCTACAACACAGTTTACGTGGAAGGAAATCCTTTCTATTACTCCGACGGCGTGTACTACGCGCCTCAGGACAATCAATACGTGGTGGTACCGCCCCCGGTTAACGCTGTGGTCGTTTCACTTCCGCCGAGCTGCAGTACAGTGTATGCCGGAGGGGGCGAATATTTCGACTGCGGGGGAGCTTTTTACTCCCGCGCCGGCAACGGATACAGGGTAGCCGAGCCTCCCGTGGGGGCAATGGTACAGTACCTTCCCGACGGAGCGCAGAAAACTCAAGTCGGCGGCGCGACGTACTTTCTCTTCGGCGGAGCTTACTACCAGCCGTTTTACAGCGGGAACAGCGTAATATACAAGATTGTGTCTGATCCGACGTAG
- a CDS encoding DUF2092 domain-containing protein, producing the protein MIKFLQNLPQVFTVAALFAVLSILPVYTPGIPAAAEENEKGTTSNEQDAANIKPIVDPSADALLKEMGNTLKSAGELSFNANITFDELLPSGQKIQFGGEASVTVKRPNLLHAVYNGDLHSRKIWYSGDEVTVLNTDDNFYGQLKVPATLDETMDYLMKDYGFTLPLADIVFSDPYGSLMKNVRAGVVVGNSSINGSECRHLAFVEKYIDWQLWVSGGVEKLPCKLVITYKTVPGSPQYTAVFSEWNLGPEGSESIFKPVIPKRAARIDFIKLANQEGG; encoded by the coding sequence ATGATAAAATTCCTGCAGAATTTACCGCAAGTGTTCACTGTCGCGGCTCTGTTTGCCGTATTGTCGATACTTCCGGTTTACACGCCCGGCATTCCTGCGGCGGCGGAGGAAAACGAAAAGGGTACGACGTCGAACGAGCAGGATGCCGCAAATATTAAACCGATAGTCGATCCCTCGGCAGACGCCCTGCTAAAGGAAATGGGCAATACGCTCAAGTCGGCCGGGGAGCTTTCTTTCAACGCCAACATTACCTTCGACGAGCTGCTGCCCTCGGGTCAGAAGATACAGTTTGGCGGTGAAGCAAGCGTCACGGTAAAACGCCCCAACCTGCTCCACGCGGTGTACAACGGGGATCTTCACAGCAGAAAGATCTGGTATAGCGGAGATGAAGTTACCGTCCTTAATACGGACGACAATTTTTACGGGCAGCTCAAGGTGCCCGCCACTTTAGACGAGACTATGGATTATCTGATGAAAGACTACGGTTTTACGCTTCCTCTCGCGGATATAGTGTTCAGCGACCCGTACGGCTCCTTAATGAAGAACGTCCGCGCGGGCGTTGTGGTTGGGAACAGCAGTATAAACGGCAGTGAGTGCCGCCATCTGGCATTCGTAGAGAAATATATAGACTGGCAGCTTTGGGTTTCAGGGGGCGTCGAGAAACTCCCTTGCAAGCTCGTAATAACTTATAAGACAGTACCGGGTTCGCCCCAGTACACAGCGGTGTTCTCCGAGTGGAACTTAGGTCCGGAGGGAAGCGAATCCATATTCAAACCCGTGATACCGAAAAGGGCGGCCAGGATCGATTTTATAAAATTAGCAAATCAGGAAGGGGGATAG
- a CDS encoding universal stress protein: protein MKIAKILFPTDFSSRSLSAREYVLYLAEALESTVYLLHAIEPLEYDQIDQEIKEFYRNLEGQLEEKMRHEQEVFEKRGLNVHTEIIIGPRWRVINSYAKDKNIDLIIMGSHGLKTETGELSVGTTSHRVMFTSPCPVLVVRRETD, encoded by the coding sequence ATGAAGATCGCAAAGATTCTTTTCCCGACGGATTTTTCTTCCAGATCACTAAGCGCGAGAGAGTATGTTCTTTATCTTGCGGAAGCGCTCGAGTCGACTGTTTATCTTCTCCATGCCATCGAGCCGCTCGAATACGATCAGATAGACCAGGAAATTAAGGAATTTTACAGGAACCTCGAAGGCCAGCTCGAGGAGAAAATGAGACATGAGCAGGAGGTTTTCGAGAAAAGGGGCCTGAACGTTCATACGGAAATAATAATCGGTCCGAGGTGGAGGGTTATAAACTCATACGCCAAAGATAAAAATATAGACCTTATAATAATGGGCTCTCACGGACTCAAAACCGAGACGGGCGAGCTTTCGGTAGGCACTACCAGCCACAGGGTGATGTTCACATCTCCTTGTCCGGTGCTGGTAGTAAGGCGCGAGACGGACTAA
- a CDS encoding CBS domain-containing protein, which yields MLVKEHMTKNPLTVSPDEDIKVAFNTLTDHNIRQAPVIEGGRLQGIITDRDLRMALVQYETEPALTVKSVMTLDPVIVKENAELKDAARLISKNKFNALPVISEGGELTGVLTTTDILNGLVQALDEVKDK from the coding sequence ATGCTTGTAAAGGAACACATGACAAAAAACCCTCTCACGGTTTCACCCGATGAAGACATAAAGGTCGCCTTCAACACACTGACCGACCACAACATAAGGCAGGCACCTGTCATAGAGGGCGGCAGGCTTCAGGGGATTATCACGGACAGGGATCTCCGTATGGCCCTTGTTCAGTATGAGACAGAGCCCGCGTTGACGGTTAAATCTGTAATGACGCTCGACCCCGTCATCGTAAAAGAAAACGCGGAGCTAAAGGATGCGGCCCGTTTGATCAGCAAAAACAAGTTTAACGCTCTTCCCGTGATTTCAGAGGGCGGCGAGCTGACCGGTGTTCTGACGACAACCGATATTCTGAACGGACTCGTTCAGGCGCTCGACGAGGTCAAAGACAAGTAA
- a CDS encoding TetR/AcrR family transcriptional regulator, whose protein sequence is MNRALKNPRTKISNAALGLFIKKGIKGTTTKEIAKKAGISEGTIYNYFRSKNDIAYHLFVQYMDMFRDKLADGARNGSLPEEKLSGMILSFFEFAEREPQAYAYIMMGHYTELEKMPFKKQKPKDLFVKVIAEGIREGKFRKAGKDLMAAHIIGMITRTILFHKKGILNPPYEQLIEETKKSALRVLFK, encoded by the coding sequence ATGAATAGAGCGCTCAAAAACCCCAGAACCAAAATAAGCAACGCCGCGCTAGGCCTTTTTATAAAAAAGGGCATAAAGGGAACGACTACAAAAGAGATCGCGAAAAAAGCCGGTATCTCGGAAGGTACCATATACAACTATTTCAGGAGCAAGAACGATATTGCTTATCACTTATTTGTGCAGTATATGGATATGTTCCGGGATAAGCTCGCCGACGGCGCACGGAACGGCTCCCTCCCTGAGGAAAAGCTGTCCGGTATGATCTTATCTTTCTTCGAATTCGCCGAGAGAGAGCCCCAGGCTTATGCGTACATCATGATGGGCCATTACACGGAGCTCGAAAAAATGCCCTTTAAAAAGCAAAAACCCAAGGACCTGTTCGTAAAAGTTATAGCGGAGGGAATCAGGGAGGGAAAATTCAGAAAAGCCGGAAAAGACCTTATGGCTGCTCACATAATCGGAATGATAACCAGAACCATACTATTCCATAAAAAAGGCATACTGAATCCGCCCTATGAACAACTGATAGAGGAAACAAAAAAATCGGCCCTGAGAGTCCTCTTTAAGTAG
- a CDS encoding nitrous oxide reductase accessory protein NosL, with translation MRASFVLLVVILLVSCRDKAGTGPVEIHYGEDVCERCKMIISEKNFAAQYLLPRRESRKFDDLGCLVEHFRENENEITNLAAVYVVDFNSGGWTDGKKAFYLRSGDVNTPMGYGIIAFGDRESLLAYPGFEKGRELGGFGELIGQGGHR, from the coding sequence ATGAGGGCCTCTTTTGTTTTATTGGTTGTTATTCTGCTCGTCTCGTGCAGGGATAAAGCCGGAACAGGGCCGGTAGAGATACATTACGGAGAAGATGTATGTGAAAGATGCAAGATGATAATAAGCGAAAAGAATTTCGCGGCCCAGTATCTTTTGCCCCGAAGGGAGTCCAGAAAGTTCGATGACCTCGGTTGCCTGGTCGAGCATTTCCGAGAGAATGAAAATGAGATCACGAACCTGGCCGCCGTTTATGTTGTGGACTTTAACTCCGGGGGCTGGACCGACGGGAAAAAGGCGTTTTATCTCCGGAGCGGCGATGTAAACACCCCCATGGGCTACGGTATAATCGCCTTCGGTGATAGAGAATCCCTGCTCGCGTATCCGGGTTTTGAAAAAGGGCGGGAGCTCGGCGGTTTCGGCGAATTGATAGGGCAGGGTGGTCATAGATAA
- a CDS encoding ABC transporter permease has protein sequence MDIRNVLIITGKEMRESIKNRWFVLYTVSFSALAILILFIAGGGGEIAGFSGYGRTAASLINLVLLFVPLIALVTGAIGISNERENGTLHYLLSHPVTKAEVLTGKFIGVLVPIWFSISLGFGLAGVGVALKGGAGNVSGYILTALMSGLLAAALLSVGFVVSVYSGKSSKAIGISVFLWLVFIILGDLGIMGTAAAMDLGIKQLFILAVINPAEVFKISSVLILSPRFEILGPVGVYAVRTFGKEGLMILLISIMALWTFIPLALAYISFSVLRREEL, from the coding sequence ATGGATATTAGGAACGTACTGATTATTACAGGTAAAGAGATGAGGGAATCCATCAAGAACAGGTGGTTCGTGCTTTATACAGTATCTTTCTCGGCGCTGGCGATACTGATTCTGTTCATAGCCGGAGGCGGCGGGGAGATCGCCGGTTTCTCAGGATACGGCAGGACGGCTGCGAGCCTTATAAACCTCGTACTGCTCTTCGTTCCCCTGATAGCGCTTGTCACGGGGGCTATCGGCATTTCAAACGAGAGGGAGAACGGCACCCTCCACTACCTTCTCTCGCATCCGGTTACGAAAGCCGAGGTTCTTACGGGGAAGTTCATAGGCGTGCTGGTTCCGATATGGTTTTCGATCTCGCTCGGATTCGGGCTTGCGGGAGTCGGCGTCGCTCTTAAAGGCGGCGCCGGAAATGTTTCGGGCTACATACTCACAGCGCTGATGTCGGGGCTTCTGGCAGCCGCGCTTCTGAGCGTGGGGTTCGTAGTCTCCGTATACTCCGGAAAGTCCTCCAAAGCGATAGGAATTTCCGTTTTCCTCTGGCTCGTGTTCATAATACTCGGGGACCTCGGAATCATGGGCACTGCCGCCGCTATGGATTTGGGGATAAAACAGCTGTTTATTCTCGCTGTGATAAATCCCGCAGAGGTATTCAAGATTTCGTCCGTGCTCATTCTCAGCCCCCGGTTCGAGATACTCGGCCCGGTGGGGGTATACGCCGTAAGAACTTTTGGTAAGGAGGGGCTCATGATTCTGCTCATCTCTATAATGGCTTTGTGGACCTTTATACCTTTGGCGCTCGCCTATATTTCATTCAGCGTATTGAGGAGGGAGGAGTTATGA
- a CDS encoding ABC transporter ATP-binding protein: MIEIKNVTKRFGKLRAVDSVSLEVAWGEAVALLGSNGAGKSTLIKCILGILDFTGEIAVNGIDVRKHSKKAKSLIGYLPQEPVFYDMKTIDIIRFFARLRKVDGKIGERVLSEVGLAGHSSKYASELSGGMRQRLSFAIALLSEPEVLLLDEPTSNLDARARGEFLNLVREYKKGGKTVVFSSHRLDEVDYLADRAALLRDGKLVLEDSPGNLAESVGLALRMNIQIPEEHIREAVDILARAGVRVHGKNGRGIIVEVSAVEKMKPLNELMTQKIPVIDFTMDEPSMENILDSEGGNGY; encoded by the coding sequence TTGATAGAGATAAAAAACGTAACGAAGCGTTTCGGCAAGCTCAGGGCGGTTGATTCCGTGAGCCTCGAAGTAGCGTGGGGCGAAGCGGTCGCTCTACTAGGATCTAACGGCGCGGGGAAGAGCACACTCATTAAATGCATACTCGGCATTCTCGACTTTACGGGTGAGATTGCCGTAAACGGGATAGACGTAAGAAAACACTCGAAGAAGGCGAAGTCCCTTATCGGCTACCTCCCGCAGGAGCCGGTTTTCTATGATATGAAGACGATAGATATAATCCGTTTTTTCGCCCGCCTGAGGAAAGTGGACGGCAAAATTGGCGAGAGGGTGCTGAGTGAAGTGGGTCTTGCCGGACACTCATCCAAATACGCCTCGGAGCTTTCCGGAGGAATGAGACAGCGGCTCTCTTTCGCGATCGCGCTCCTTTCGGAGCCTGAAGTTCTTCTGCTCGATGAGCCTACTTCAAATCTCGACGCCCGTGCTAGGGGGGAGTTTCTGAATCTCGTGAGAGAGTATAAGAAGGGCGGCAAAACGGTTGTGTTCTCGTCCCACAGGCTGGACGAGGTGGATTATCTCGCCGACAGGGCGGCTCTTTTGAGGGACGGGAAGCTGGTCCTTGAAGACAGTCCGGGGAATCTTGCGGAGTCAGTCGGTCTTGCTCTCAGAATGAATATCCAAATCCCGGAGGAGCATATAAGAGAAGCCGTTGACATTCTCGCCCGGGCGGGCGTCAGGGTTCATGGAAAAAATGGAAGGGGCATTATCGTCGAGGTGAGCGCGGTGGAAAAGATGAAACCGCTCAATGAGCTTATGACACAGAAAATCCCCGTAATCGATTTCACTATGGATGAGCCGTCTATGGAGAACATTCTTGACAGTGAGGGTGGAAATGGATATTAG